One Dunckerocampus dactyliophorus isolate RoL2022-P2 chromosome 18, RoL_Ddac_1.1, whole genome shotgun sequence genomic region harbors:
- the LOC129170899 gene encoding caskin-2-like isoform X2, which produces MGKEQDLLQAVKSGDLPSTQKLLSKLRSSRSKLLGSTKKLNVNYQDSDGFSALHHAALTGTAELLAALLEAQASVDVKDSNGMRPLHYAAWQGKAESVLMLLRSGASVNGVSLDGHIPLHLAAQYGHYQVSEMLLQHQSNPCLVNKAKKTPLDLACEFGRVTVAQLLLSSNMVVALLEGERKEPTDSAFTTPLHLAARNGHKDIIVLLLKAGIDINTTTKSGTALHEASLYGKTEVVRLLLEAGVDVNIRNTYNQTALDIVNQFTTSHASRDIKQLLRDATGVLQVRALKDFWNLHDPTALNIRAGDVITVLEQHVDGRWKGHIHDSQRGTDRVGFFPPSIVEVISRRGGGTLSRHASLPAQRQQLLSRAPLSNSLSSAPQTDDSFMLYAPPTHVVPPLSNGLAAGASPSHLSQTGCPFQDIWVLRDTCHAGDRNSVGSTGSVGSTRSAGSGQSTESNSVPNGLQPSTGHHDNSSKTASSTGECGRSDKQHLHAAGVTPRRPTVTVQQPAEQTFSQQFVRPQQLLDGKDAEAIFEWLREFQLEQYTGNFISAGYDVPTISRMTPEDLTAIGVTKPGHRKKISMEINKLNIPEWLPEYIPSDLGEWLSAIGLPQYLKRLSENGYDSISIVKDLTWEDLQEIGITKLGHQKKLMLAVKKLCDIHRAVAQAQSDQGTLRRKGPGALHLVAIEPPDAGGECSSPHSPKMLTFQDSELSAELQSAMSSHYADCEDGLVFNNTVGLSQSQDSIDTRSRGSGRSQEPPTASVTPHSWSQESLDSSPARDRNLPEGWDQRPLHKQVPLGTATVFKYPAVSAKPKLSRSHGSSPGGSPALKGFSYLHSHCGSTDLHAATRPEHHSQTLAPAKKRAHSLNRHALSDGEPDEEDEEPALSSGNVPSYATLSRKSGRSHTARIQSSSEKSGTVGRSQSFAVRARKKGPPPPPPKRLSSVSSSTSGELSDSSTTSSGGVVTDSPGSVRSITACLEGTREAKNPPGPKHDPVLLESKETPGLRRRVQSECLHVHTCHRVESDRGGVRSDAEEAAAAKGCGLEGSSSPHNSSSECIPFAEEGNLTIKQRPKAPGPPRADAVLEPLEKPAAKSLEVPEFNLKESDTVKRRHKPKDKDGDGPAEAESAHGRTQDQEEDVCLRMSEGGLNKASPIKPLLSPKPPLIAPKPVRHSLLAVHGNAPTGLGSPAVSFSVVQSLAFSSPSHGPPAVTPQSPSLSAAKDQPLVGQGGTEVQQRLDETSTSLEAALKAVERKLIMDENDGANTVKSAGTILDDIGNMFDDLADQLDAMLD; this is translated from the exons ATGGGGAAGGAGCAGGACCTCCTGCAGGCGGTGAAGAGCGGAGACCTGCCGTCCACGCAGAAGCTCCTGTCCAAGCTGAGGAGCAGCAGGAGCA AACTGTTGGGGTCCACAAAGAAACTCAACGTCAACTACCAGGACTCAGACGG GTTCTCTGCACTGCATCACGCCGCCCTCACGGGGACCGCCGAGCTGCTGGCGGCGCTGCTGGAGGCGCAGGCGTCTGTGGATGTCAAGGACAGCAACG GCATGCGTCCCCTCCATTACGCGGCGTGGCAGGGTAAAGCTGAGTCGGTCCTGATGCTGCTGCGTTCAGGAGCATCTGTCAATGGAGTCTCCTTGGACGGACACATCCCTCTGCACCTGGCTGCCCAGTACGGACACTACCAAGTG TCGGAGATGCTCCTGCAGCACCAATCCAACCCCTGCCTGGTCAACAAAGCCAAGAAGACACCTCTTGACCTGGCCTGCGAGTTTGGACGAGTCacg GTGGCCCAGCTGCTGCTGAGTAGTAATATGGTGGTGGCATTACTGGAAGGGGAGAGGAAGGAGCCCACTGACTCCGCCTTCACCACGCCGCTGCACCTGGCCGCCCGCAACGGACACAAAGACATCATCGT GCTGCTGCTCAAGGCGGGCATTGACATCAACACCACCACCAAGTCTGGCACCGCCCTGCACGAAGCTTCGCTGTACGGGAAGACCGAGGTGGTGCGGCTGCTCCTGGAG GCTGGCGTGGACGTGAACATCAGAAACACATACAACCAGACGGCACTGGACATCGTCAACCAGTTCACCACGTCCCACGCCAGCAGAGACATCAAACAGTTGCTCAGAG ATGCCACAGGTGTTCTGCAGGTCCGAGCTTTAAAGGATTTCTGGAACCTTCATGATCCCACCGCTCTCAACATCCGGGCCGGGGATGTGATCACG GTGTTGGAGCAGCACGTGGACGGACGCTGGAAAGGTCACATCCACGACAGCCAGAGGGGGACGGACCGGGTGGGCTTCTTCCCACCCTCCATTGTGGAGGTCATCAGCCGGCGAGGCG GGGGCACCTTATCCCGGCACGCCTCCCTGCCTGCTCAGCGTCAACAACTGCTGTCCAGAGCCCCCCTGTCCAACAGCCTCAGCTCAGCCCCTCAGACTGACGACTCCTTCATGCTGTACGCTCCCCCCACCCATGTGGTTCCTCCACTCAGCAACGGCCTGGCTGCAG GTGCGTCTCCGAGCCACCTGTCTCAAACCGGGTGTCCCTTCCAGGACATCTGGGTGCTCAGGGACACGTGTCATG CGGGAGACAGGAACAGTGTCGGAAGTACCGGGAGCGTGGGCAGCACTCGCAGCGCAGGAAGCGGACAGAGCACAGAGAGCAACAGCGTTCCCAACGGGCTACAACCCTCCACCGGTCACCATGACAACAGCAGCAAG ACGGCATCCTCTACTGGTGAGTGCGGACGCTCAGACAAGCAGCACCTTCATGCTGCAG GTGTCACCCCCCGCAGGCCCACAGTGACGGTGCAACAACCTGCAGAGCAGACCTTCAGCCAGCAGTTTGTCCGCCCTCAGCAGCTGCTGGATGGAAAG GATGCCGAGGCCATCTTTGAGTGGCTGAGAGAGTTCCAGTTGGAGCAGTACACTGGGAACTTCATCAGTGCCGGCTATGATGTCCCGACCATCAGCAGGATGACACCTGAG GACCTGACAGCCATCGGCGTGACCAAACCTGGACATCGCAAGAAAATCTCCATGGAGATCAACAAGCTCAACATTCCTGAGTGGCTGCCGGAATATATCCCA TCGGATCTGGGCGAGTGGCTCAGCGCCATTGGGCTGCCTCAGTACCTGAAAAGGCTGTCAGAAAACGGCTATGACAGCATCAGCATCGTCAAAGACCTGACGTGGGAGGATCTGCAGGAGATTGGCATCACCAAGCTGG GCCACCAGAAAAAGCTGATGCTGGCAGTGAAGAAGCTGTGTGACATCCACAGGGCCGTCGCTCAGGCCCAATCCGACCAGGGCACATTGCGACGCAAAGGCCCCGGAGCGCTCCATCTGGTCGCCATCGAGCCACCAGACGCCGGCGGGGAATGCTCATCCCCTCACTCACCCAAGATGTTGACCTTCCAGGACAGTGAGCTGAGTGCCGAGCTGCAGTCAGCCATGTCAAGCCACTACGCGGACTGTGAAGATGGCCTGGTCTTCAACAACACTGTGGGTTTGTCCCAGAGCCAAGACAGCATCGACACCAGATCCAGAGGATCTGGACGCTCCCAGGAACCGCCCACTGCCTCCGTCACACCCCACAGCTGGTCCCAGGAGAGCCTTGACAGCAGCCCCGCCAGGGACAGGAACCTCCCTGAGGGTTGGGACCAGAGGCCCCTCCACAAGCAGGTCCCTCTGGGAACAGCCACCGTGTTCAAGTACCCCGCCGTCTCAGCCAAACCCAAACTGTCCCGCTCTCACGGCTCGTCTCCTGGTGGATCGCCAGCATTGAAGGGCTTCAGTTACCTGCACTCTCACTGTGGATCCACAGACCTCCACGCGGCCACCAGACCTGAGCACCACAGCCAGACTCTGGCACCTGCCAAGAAACGGGCCCACAGCCTGAACCGTCACGCTCTGTCTGATGGAGAACCCGACGAGGAAGACGAGGAGCCGGCTCTTTCTTCTGGAAACGTGCCTTCATACGCCACCTTATCCCGAAAATCCGGCCGCAGTCATACGGCCCGAATACAGTCCAGTTCAGAGAAGAGCGGTACCGTGGGCCGCAGTCAGTCTTTTGCTGTGCGAGCCCGGAAAAAAggccctcctcctccccctcccaaGAGACTGAGCTCAGTAAGCAGTAGCACCAGCGGTGAGCTGAGCGACAGCAGCACCACGTCGTCTGGTGGCGTCGTCACTGACAGTCCAGGAAGCGTGAGGAGCATCACAGCCTGTCTAGAAGGAACTAGAGAGGCCAAAAACCCTCCAGGTCCCAAACATGACCCTGTTCTGTTGGAGTCCAAAGAGACCCCAGGGCTGAGGCGGAGGGTGCAGAGCGAGTGCCTTCATGTGCACACCTGCCACCGTGTGGAATCAGACAGGGGAGGGGTCAGGTCCGATGcggaagaagcagcagcagccaaaGGTTGCGGACTTGAAGGCTCGTCATCCCCTCACAACAGCTCGAGTGAGTGCATCCCCTTTGCTGAGGAGGGCAACCTGACCATCAAACAGAGGCCTAAAGCTCCGGGACCCCCCAGAGCTGACGCCGTGCTGGAACCTCTAGAGAAACCTGCCGCCAAGAGCCTGGAAGTCCCCGAATTCAACCTCAAGGAGTCGGACACAGTCAAGCGTCGACACAAACCCAAAGACAAGGATGGAGACGGGCCAGCCGAGGCCGAGTCAGCCCACGGTAGAACACAGGACCAAGAGGAAGACGTCTGTTTGAGAATGAGTGAGGGCGGTCTTAACAAAGCGTCCCCCATCAAACCTCTGCTGTCCCCAAAACCGCCGCTCATTGCCCCAAAACCTGTCCGTCACAGTCTGCTGGCAGTGCACGGCAACGCAC CAACTGGACTCGGGTCTCCAGCTGTGAGTTTCAGTGTGGTCCAAAGTCTGGCCTTCTCCTCGCCGTCCCATGGGCCCCCAGCAGTGACCCCTCAAAGCCCCTCCCTATCAGCCGCTAAAGATCAGCCTCTGGTGGGTCAGGGTGGGACGGAGGTCCAGCAAAGGCTGGATGAGACCAGCACGTCCCTGGAAGCAGCCCTGAAGGCCGTGGAGAGGAAGTTAATCATGGACGAGAATGACGG AGCCAACACGGTCAAGTCGGCAGGAACCATCCTGGACGACATCGGGAACATGTTTGACGACCTGGCCGACCAGCTGGACGCCATGTTGGACTGA
- the LOC129170899 gene encoding caskin-2-like isoform X1 produces MGKEQDLLQAVKSGDLPSTQKLLSKLRSSRSKLLGSTKKLNVNYQDSDGFSALHHAALTGTAELLAALLEAQASVDVKDSNGMRPLHYAAWQGKAESVLMLLRSGASVNGVSLDGHIPLHLAAQYGHYQVSEMLLQHQSNPCLVNKAKKTPLDLACEFGRVTVAQLLLSSNMVVALLEGERKEPTDSAFTTPLHLAARNGHKDIIVLLLKAGIDINTTTKSGTALHEASLYGKTEVVRLLLEAGVDVNIRNTYNQTALDIVNQFTTSHASRDIKQLLRDATGVLQVRALKDFWNLHDPTALNIRAGDVITVLEQHVDGRWKGHIHDSQRGTDRVGFFPPSIVEVISRRGGGTLSRHASLPAQRQQLLSRAPLSNSLSSAPQTDDSFMLYAPPTHVVPPLSNGLAAGASPSHLSQTGCPFQDIWVLRDTCHAGDRNSVGSTGSVGSTRSAGSGQSTESNSVPNGLQPSTGHHDNSSKTASSTGECGRSDKQHLHAADVQACDPCAGVTPRRPTVTVQQPAEQTFSQQFVRPQQLLDGKDAEAIFEWLREFQLEQYTGNFISAGYDVPTISRMTPEDLTAIGVTKPGHRKKISMEINKLNIPEWLPEYIPSDLGEWLSAIGLPQYLKRLSENGYDSISIVKDLTWEDLQEIGITKLGHQKKLMLAVKKLCDIHRAVAQAQSDQGTLRRKGPGALHLVAIEPPDAGGECSSPHSPKMLTFQDSELSAELQSAMSSHYADCEDGLVFNNTVGLSQSQDSIDTRSRGSGRSQEPPTASVTPHSWSQESLDSSPARDRNLPEGWDQRPLHKQVPLGTATVFKYPAVSAKPKLSRSHGSSPGGSPALKGFSYLHSHCGSTDLHAATRPEHHSQTLAPAKKRAHSLNRHALSDGEPDEEDEEPALSSGNVPSYATLSRKSGRSHTARIQSSSEKSGTVGRSQSFAVRARKKGPPPPPPKRLSSVSSSTSGELSDSSTTSSGGVVTDSPGSVRSITACLEGTREAKNPPGPKHDPVLLESKETPGLRRRVQSECLHVHTCHRVESDRGGVRSDAEEAAAAKGCGLEGSSSPHNSSSECIPFAEEGNLTIKQRPKAPGPPRADAVLEPLEKPAAKSLEVPEFNLKESDTVKRRHKPKDKDGDGPAEAESAHGRTQDQEEDVCLRMSEGGLNKASPIKPLLSPKPPLIAPKPVRHSLLAVHGNAPTGLGSPAVSFSVVQSLAFSSPSHGPPAVTPQSPSLSAAKDQPLVGQGGTEVQQRLDETSTSLEAALKAVERKLIMDENDGANTVKSAGTILDDIGNMFDDLADQLDAMLD; encoded by the exons ATGGGGAAGGAGCAGGACCTCCTGCAGGCGGTGAAGAGCGGAGACCTGCCGTCCACGCAGAAGCTCCTGTCCAAGCTGAGGAGCAGCAGGAGCA AACTGTTGGGGTCCACAAAGAAACTCAACGTCAACTACCAGGACTCAGACGG GTTCTCTGCACTGCATCACGCCGCCCTCACGGGGACCGCCGAGCTGCTGGCGGCGCTGCTGGAGGCGCAGGCGTCTGTGGATGTCAAGGACAGCAACG GCATGCGTCCCCTCCATTACGCGGCGTGGCAGGGTAAAGCTGAGTCGGTCCTGATGCTGCTGCGTTCAGGAGCATCTGTCAATGGAGTCTCCTTGGACGGACACATCCCTCTGCACCTGGCTGCCCAGTACGGACACTACCAAGTG TCGGAGATGCTCCTGCAGCACCAATCCAACCCCTGCCTGGTCAACAAAGCCAAGAAGACACCTCTTGACCTGGCCTGCGAGTTTGGACGAGTCacg GTGGCCCAGCTGCTGCTGAGTAGTAATATGGTGGTGGCATTACTGGAAGGGGAGAGGAAGGAGCCCACTGACTCCGCCTTCACCACGCCGCTGCACCTGGCCGCCCGCAACGGACACAAAGACATCATCGT GCTGCTGCTCAAGGCGGGCATTGACATCAACACCACCACCAAGTCTGGCACCGCCCTGCACGAAGCTTCGCTGTACGGGAAGACCGAGGTGGTGCGGCTGCTCCTGGAG GCTGGCGTGGACGTGAACATCAGAAACACATACAACCAGACGGCACTGGACATCGTCAACCAGTTCACCACGTCCCACGCCAGCAGAGACATCAAACAGTTGCTCAGAG ATGCCACAGGTGTTCTGCAGGTCCGAGCTTTAAAGGATTTCTGGAACCTTCATGATCCCACCGCTCTCAACATCCGGGCCGGGGATGTGATCACG GTGTTGGAGCAGCACGTGGACGGACGCTGGAAAGGTCACATCCACGACAGCCAGAGGGGGACGGACCGGGTGGGCTTCTTCCCACCCTCCATTGTGGAGGTCATCAGCCGGCGAGGCG GGGGCACCTTATCCCGGCACGCCTCCCTGCCTGCTCAGCGTCAACAACTGCTGTCCAGAGCCCCCCTGTCCAACAGCCTCAGCTCAGCCCCTCAGACTGACGACTCCTTCATGCTGTACGCTCCCCCCACCCATGTGGTTCCTCCACTCAGCAACGGCCTGGCTGCAG GTGCGTCTCCGAGCCACCTGTCTCAAACCGGGTGTCCCTTCCAGGACATCTGGGTGCTCAGGGACACGTGTCATG CGGGAGACAGGAACAGTGTCGGAAGTACCGGGAGCGTGGGCAGCACTCGCAGCGCAGGAAGCGGACAGAGCACAGAGAGCAACAGCGTTCCCAACGGGCTACAACCCTCCACCGGTCACCATGACAACAGCAGCAAG ACGGCATCCTCTACTGGTGAGTGCGGACGCTCAGACAAGCAGCACCTTCATGCTGCAG ATGTTCAGGCGTGTGACCCCTGTGCAGGTGTCACCCCCCGCAGGCCCACAGTGACGGTGCAACAACCTGCAGAGCAGACCTTCAGCCAGCAGTTTGTCCGCCCTCAGCAGCTGCTGGATGGAAAG GATGCCGAGGCCATCTTTGAGTGGCTGAGAGAGTTCCAGTTGGAGCAGTACACTGGGAACTTCATCAGTGCCGGCTATGATGTCCCGACCATCAGCAGGATGACACCTGAG GACCTGACAGCCATCGGCGTGACCAAACCTGGACATCGCAAGAAAATCTCCATGGAGATCAACAAGCTCAACATTCCTGAGTGGCTGCCGGAATATATCCCA TCGGATCTGGGCGAGTGGCTCAGCGCCATTGGGCTGCCTCAGTACCTGAAAAGGCTGTCAGAAAACGGCTATGACAGCATCAGCATCGTCAAAGACCTGACGTGGGAGGATCTGCAGGAGATTGGCATCACCAAGCTGG GCCACCAGAAAAAGCTGATGCTGGCAGTGAAGAAGCTGTGTGACATCCACAGGGCCGTCGCTCAGGCCCAATCCGACCAGGGCACATTGCGACGCAAAGGCCCCGGAGCGCTCCATCTGGTCGCCATCGAGCCACCAGACGCCGGCGGGGAATGCTCATCCCCTCACTCACCCAAGATGTTGACCTTCCAGGACAGTGAGCTGAGTGCCGAGCTGCAGTCAGCCATGTCAAGCCACTACGCGGACTGTGAAGATGGCCTGGTCTTCAACAACACTGTGGGTTTGTCCCAGAGCCAAGACAGCATCGACACCAGATCCAGAGGATCTGGACGCTCCCAGGAACCGCCCACTGCCTCCGTCACACCCCACAGCTGGTCCCAGGAGAGCCTTGACAGCAGCCCCGCCAGGGACAGGAACCTCCCTGAGGGTTGGGACCAGAGGCCCCTCCACAAGCAGGTCCCTCTGGGAACAGCCACCGTGTTCAAGTACCCCGCCGTCTCAGCCAAACCCAAACTGTCCCGCTCTCACGGCTCGTCTCCTGGTGGATCGCCAGCATTGAAGGGCTTCAGTTACCTGCACTCTCACTGTGGATCCACAGACCTCCACGCGGCCACCAGACCTGAGCACCACAGCCAGACTCTGGCACCTGCCAAGAAACGGGCCCACAGCCTGAACCGTCACGCTCTGTCTGATGGAGAACCCGACGAGGAAGACGAGGAGCCGGCTCTTTCTTCTGGAAACGTGCCTTCATACGCCACCTTATCCCGAAAATCCGGCCGCAGTCATACGGCCCGAATACAGTCCAGTTCAGAGAAGAGCGGTACCGTGGGCCGCAGTCAGTCTTTTGCTGTGCGAGCCCGGAAAAAAggccctcctcctccccctcccaaGAGACTGAGCTCAGTAAGCAGTAGCACCAGCGGTGAGCTGAGCGACAGCAGCACCACGTCGTCTGGTGGCGTCGTCACTGACAGTCCAGGAAGCGTGAGGAGCATCACAGCCTGTCTAGAAGGAACTAGAGAGGCCAAAAACCCTCCAGGTCCCAAACATGACCCTGTTCTGTTGGAGTCCAAAGAGACCCCAGGGCTGAGGCGGAGGGTGCAGAGCGAGTGCCTTCATGTGCACACCTGCCACCGTGTGGAATCAGACAGGGGAGGGGTCAGGTCCGATGcggaagaagcagcagcagccaaaGGTTGCGGACTTGAAGGCTCGTCATCCCCTCACAACAGCTCGAGTGAGTGCATCCCCTTTGCTGAGGAGGGCAACCTGACCATCAAACAGAGGCCTAAAGCTCCGGGACCCCCCAGAGCTGACGCCGTGCTGGAACCTCTAGAGAAACCTGCCGCCAAGAGCCTGGAAGTCCCCGAATTCAACCTCAAGGAGTCGGACACAGTCAAGCGTCGACACAAACCCAAAGACAAGGATGGAGACGGGCCAGCCGAGGCCGAGTCAGCCCACGGTAGAACACAGGACCAAGAGGAAGACGTCTGTTTGAGAATGAGTGAGGGCGGTCTTAACAAAGCGTCCCCCATCAAACCTCTGCTGTCCCCAAAACCGCCGCTCATTGCCCCAAAACCTGTCCGTCACAGTCTGCTGGCAGTGCACGGCAACGCAC CAACTGGACTCGGGTCTCCAGCTGTGAGTTTCAGTGTGGTCCAAAGTCTGGCCTTCTCCTCGCCGTCCCATGGGCCCCCAGCAGTGACCCCTCAAAGCCCCTCCCTATCAGCCGCTAAAGATCAGCCTCTGGTGGGTCAGGGTGGGACGGAGGTCCAGCAAAGGCTGGATGAGACCAGCACGTCCCTGGAAGCAGCCCTGAAGGCCGTGGAGAGGAAGTTAATCATGGACGAGAATGACGG AGCCAACACGGTCAAGTCGGCAGGAACCATCCTGGACGACATCGGGAACATGTTTGACGACCTGGCCGACCAGCTGGACGCCATGTTGGACTGA